ttttttcttttaaataattagttttaagaaagttgggagcgaaaatgccattttaggctacatatgacctataacgacctaaacgacctttaaccgtgcataaatggatttcaatgagtcttataaccttttagtaatcatattaaacttataaatggtttaaaatgagtccttaggttcattttaggaaaatcgggagcgaaaatgccattttaggctacatatgacctataacgacctaaacgacctttaaccgtgcataaatggatttcaatgagtcttataaccttttagtaatcatattaaacttataaatggtttaaaatgagtccttaggttcattttaggaaaatcgggagcgaaaatgccattttaggctacatatgacctataacgacctaaacgacctttaaccgtgcataaatggatttcaatgagtcttataaccttttagtaatcatattaaacttataaatggtttaaaatgagtccttaggttcattttaggaaaatcgggagcgaaaatgccattttaggctacatatgacctataacgacctaaacgacctttaaccgtgcataaatggatttcaatgagtcttataaccttttagtaatcatattaaacttataaatggtttaaaatgagtccttaggttcattttaggaaaatcgggagcgaaaatgagtccttaggttcctCTCCTTGATTAACTATGTTTACTTGCCTagcttttaacttatttcaactgtttttattttttatgtttactTGTTTTTTGCATCAATAATAAAACTTATTCCCAGTTACCTGATCTGCACAGACCAACAAAATCCCCTAGAACTGGTCTGCACAGACCAGAActggtctgcacagatcagttctggtctgtgcagatcagttctggtctgtgcagatcagttctggtctgcacagatcaaaactgatctgcacagaccaggactgatctgcacagaccagaactgatctgtgcagaccagttctggtctgtgcagaccagttctggtctgtgcagatcagttatggtctgcacagatcagaactgatctgcacagaccagaactgatctgcacagaccagttacctgatctgtgcagaccagaactgatctgtgcagaccagttctggtctgtgaagaccagttctggtctgtgcagatcagttctgatctgttcagTTTTGCATATTTAGGTTATATTGAACTTATAAATGGTTTTGAATGAGTCCTAGCTTAGGTTCAATATTGAACTTATAAATGGTTATAAATGGTTGCGAAAATGGCATTTTTCTAACATGTTGTTTTTTTCAAATAAAGGAACCTACCTCCTGCCGGCTATACTTGTTGATAAACTCAgagaaagtctttgttgcctTTGGTACTATACATCCGGAATTGACTCTTGATCACCATAACAACCTCGTTGCCGATAACGTGAAGGTGAGCGTTGATGAATTTGAGCCCGCGTATAAAGAAGCTTCAGTCCCCGTGCCTTCTCAATTTATAAAGAAACTTGGACAAGCTCTTGGTACTTTCACTCAGTGGCCAACAAATTTGGTTTCGCTTGTGACGAGTCCTGAGGTAACTTATCATTATGCATcaaatttgactcgaaaatattatatcatacactTATGTTCACTAATATGTATATGGTTATTTGAAATTCATAACTCAGGTAAATGAGCCTGCAAGAAAAGAGCCTAACGAGAAAAGGGCTACAAGCAaagagcctaaagggaaagAGGTAATGGTTGAAAGTCAACGCGAGACAAAAGGGTCCAACACTAAGGCAAACAAACAATTTCTTCCCAAATTTAGCTCGCAAAAATTGGGAGTTCAGTGCAATTGTATGAAAACTATGGTTTCTAAATTAAAAGAAGGGGAGGATGTTAAGTTGCAAGCTAGTAAAAGGGGATTCAATTTTGACAACGACCGTGAACTTATTATCGCCGTTGAAGACATCAatcaacttctctcgggagcatggctcaatatatcGATATTGCAAGTTCTTATACTGTGAGTTTCCTAAATTAAATTTTCTCTCCTAATTATTATATTTTCAATTGTCTTAACGTTATTGAGCTATGTAGGGCTTTATATGAGTCGTGGGATGAATTTGATCATTCTACCAATGCTTTGggattcatgtgcccggagatgatctcggAAACCATGTTGTATAGTGATATAAATCGTGTTCTATTATACATGTCGCAATCCATGGCAACACTCAGTTCTAAGTcattcatcttatgtccatactTCGAAAAGTAAgaacattttaaatttatttttcatattatattgttgattgttgttaatattttttttctaacgACATAATTTTATTGTTTGTACGTAGGAGGCATTGGATTCTTTTAGTTATTTGCTTGGCTAAATCTCaggtctacatatttgattctatgcagaagaagagaaatttgatgattaagaACCAATTGAACCTGTAAGTAAAGTATTTTATgaattctttgcatttacatgatacaaaaatataataaagtatATAGCTATAAGTCCCCTTTTGTCAAACGTGTAGGGCTTTTCGGACTTACAAGGCACAAAATGGAAAATCTAAAGGAACTAAATTGAATTGGATTGCGGCACAGGTATAATTAGTTTAATACTTACCGAAATatcaagtttttcaaaattactacgtataatttcatataaaatttacttgtgttgttttttttaatcatgTAGTGtcctcaacaaccgggatcactagagtgtggctactacgtcatgcgttttatgtacgataTATTTACAAAGCATCGtgatagtcaagatcttactacgGTATGTGATATActttaataaattgaagtagCTCTAGGCATAACTATTGATTGTTGACCTAATTATTTATATACTTGCATGTGTATTTTTAGGATTATTCAAGAACAAAGCCTTTTTCATtcgaggagattaatgaggttaAAGAATTTTGGGCTGATTACTTTTTGACCAATTCCGATGTAAATCTAGCTAGCTAGTTTGTTGTAATATTGGTTTGTTAGGTTCGTtatcaacatgttggttgaACGATATGATATGATGGATTGCCTTTTAATGGGGTTGTAAAACTATATTTGACAGGTGCATGTATTATAATTCCCGATTATTGGGAAGTGTTATATTACAAAGGAGATTCTGTCAAAATTTTCAACTATATTCCACTATTTTTTTTATGCATGTATATATAATACTGTGATCCAGATACATGAAATATGAAGttgttcaataaaaaaaatgaaaaaaaaagaagaaataaggtcatttgcgtcgcagtttagtaaACAAATGaccttattattttttgtcatttgcgtcgcagttttacaaaacagcgacacaaatgactttttttttgacatcctggatagtcatttgcgtcgcagtttagtaaaacagcgacacaaatgactttttctggatgtcaaaaaaaaagtcatttgcgtcgctgtttagtaaaactgcgacgcaaatgactcaaatttgcgtcgcacaaaagtgcgacgcaaatgactttttcatttgcgtcgcggccagttgcgtcgcaccaatgtgcgacgcaaatgggcttaaatgaccgacgcaaatgactgtttttccactagtgattttaatgaaatttacttatgacagattttcatctcttacagtaaagtttcataggtcttgtccgatactagtcttcccaaagtaagtatctatgcaaatgattatgacattgccatgtccacatagttcaagaaacagaactactagtcatcttgcattctaatcgtctaacgttttctatgcgtccaattttatagaaaactccaaccagggacctttttcaacctttgacattcaagttcacttgatagacatttcttagtcacaggactggtcctgacagtctatcttgaatatatcgtcaaattgaatggactcatcatttaataaaccacaaattaaatggaaaaatgaattcttttcatttattgtgaatgattaaccaataatgttttacaaagatttaaactctaaaactttaaaacattaaacagagacatcaaagccattctccaatatgcttgattcccatagctgcagtgtgcgagttgtgcttcgcttgcggcagaggtttagtcaatggatctgatatgttgtcatcagttccaattttgcttatctcgacttcttttctttcaacgaactctcgtagaaggtgaaatctacgaagtacatgcttgactctctggtggtgtctaggctcctttgcctgtgcaatagctccgttattgtcacaatacagggctattggtcctttaatggaggggactacaccaagttcacctatgtacttccttagccatatagcttcctttgctgcttcatgtgcagcaatgtactccgcttcagttgtagaatccgcaatggtgctttgcttagcacttttccagcttactggtcctccgttgaggcagaagacaaacccagactgtgatctgaaatcatctttgtcggtttggaaacttgcgtccgtatagcctttaacaattaattcatcatctccaccatagaccaggaagtcatctttgtgccttttcaggtacttcggaatgttcttggcagcagtccaatgcgcctctcctgggtctgactggtatctgctcgtagcactgagtgcgtacgcaacatccgggcgtgtacatatcatagcatacattattgaaccaatcaatgatgcatatggaatcccattcattcgtctacgctaatcaagtgtttttgggcactgagtcttgcttagagtcattccatgagacatgggtaggtagcctcgcttggagtctgccatcttgaacctatcaagcaccttattgatataagtgctttgactaagtccaatcatctttttagatctatctctgtaaatcttgatgcccaatatgtactgtgcttctcctagatctttcatcgaaaaacatttcccaagccaaatcttgacagagttcaacataggaatgtcatttccgataagtaatatgtcgtcgacatataatactaggaaagcaatttttctcccactgaccttcttgtatacacaagattcgtccgcgttcttgatgaaaccaaagtcactgactgcttcatcaaaacgtatattccagctcctggatgcctgcttcaatccgtagattgacttctttagcttgcatacctttttagcattctttggatcctcaaaaccttcaggctgtgtcataaacacagtttatgttaaaacgccgtttaagaaagcagttttgacatccatctgccatatttcgtaatcgtaatatgcagcgattgctaacattatccgaatagactttagcattgcaactggtgaaaaggtttcatcgtaatccacaccgtggacttgcctgtaaccttttgcaaccaatctagctttgaaaacttcaagtttcccatccttgtcctttttcagtttgaaaacccatttgcttccaatggcttggtagccatctgggaaatcgaccaaatcccatacttggttttcagacatggagtctaattcagattgcatggcttcttgccattgcttggagctagggctcgtcatagcttgtttgtaagtcgcaggttcatcactttcaagtaatagaacgtcatagctctcgttcgtcaaaatacctaagtacctttctggttgagatctatatctttgcgatctacgcggggtaacatttctagtttgaccatgattctcaccagattcttctaaagatctctgagtttcatcctgaatgtcatcttgagcattctctagagtttgttgttcgactcgaatttcttcgaggtctacttttctcccacttgtcattttggaaatgtgatctttctccaaaaagacaccatctcaagcaacaaacaccttgttctcagatgtattgtagaagtaatacccctttgtttcctttggatagcccacaaggatacatttgtcagattttggatgaagtttgtctgaaattaatcgtttgacgtatacttcacatccccaaatcttaagaaaagacacatttggaggctttccaaaccataattcgtatggagtcttttcgacagctttagacggagctctatttatagtgagtgcagctgtatttagtgcatgtccccaaaattctaatggaagtttggcctgacccatcattgaactgaccatgtctagcaaggttctgttcctccgttctgacacaccgttccattgtggtgttccaggaggagtcaattccgatagaattccacattctttcagatggtcatcaaattcatagctcagatattcaccgcctctatcagaccgcagtgccttaatcttcttgcctaattggttctctacttcactctgaaattccttgaatttgtcaaaggattcagacttatgcttcattaggtagacataaccatatctactgaagtcatcagtgaaagtgataaagtagctgaaaccacctctagcatttgtactcattggtccacatacatctgtatggattaaacccaatagttcatttgctctttctctaactttagagaaaggttgctttgtcattttgccaagtaaacatgattcgcatttaccataatcctctaagtcaaatggttctagaattccttccttttgaagtctttctaagcgtttcaagtttatatggcctaatcgacaatgccacagataggtgagatctgaatcatcctttttggccttattggtatttatgttatatacttgtttgtcgtgatctaataaataaagtccattgactaatctagcagatccataaaacatctctttaaaataaaacgaacaactattgtcttttattaaaaaggaaaatcccttagcatctaagcaagaaactgaaatgttgtttttagtaagacttggaacatggaaacattcttccagttccaaaactagcccggagggcaacgacaaatagtaagttcctacagctaatgcagcaatccgtgctccatttcccactcgtaggtcgactttacccttgcttaactttctacttcttcttagtccctgtggattggaacataagtgtgagccacaaccagtatctaatacccaagaagttgaattagcaagtatacagtctataacgaaaatacctgaagatggaacgactgttccgttcttctgatctcctttagcttcaagcaatctctcttccaataccccttcttcttgcagtagaagcattcggattcagaagtgggttgactgaccttcctctttataGATTTGgggccagtttgcttagttgggctggccttgttgccaccgttcttagcattcctcttctttccagatttcttgaacttgcccccacgcaccataagcacatcctgcttatcacttttgagcgtcttttcagcggtcttcagcataccgtgaagctcagtgagcgttttgtccagactattcatactgtagttcagtttgaactgatcatacccgctatgaagagaatggaggatggtgtctatagccatttcctgagaaaattgctgatccagccgactcatattctcaatgagtccaatcattttgagaacatgtggacttacgggctcgcctttcttaagcttggtctcaagaatttgcctatgagtctcgaatctttcgactcgagccagatcttggaacatgttcttcaactcactgatgattgtgaaagcatctgagttgatgaacgttttctgcagatccgcactcatggtggcgagcattagacatttcacatccttgttggcatcaatccaacgattgagggctgcctgagtgaccccgtcgcctgcggcttcgggcatcgcctcatctaggacatactccttttcttccttcataagaactatttgcaagttcctttgccagtcaaggaagtttttcccgttcaacttctccttttcgagaattgatcgaatgttgaatgaattgttgtttgccatattgaaaactacaattgaaaagaataaacaaataaataaccattcacagtttctcttaataaacttaaattctagcatacatgcataattcaatgtttattaagcattttattcaagttatgtgttccggcaggtgtgaataaaatgattccaagatcctaaaatcattgaagaactaagcacagtttgtcgacttaatcctaaaacatcttaggtaagcaaaagccttttgctaatagtctagaaactattcttggttgataggtacgtctaagaacttattaggtaaacctatcgattttgccacgacataaaaggactccttacttatatcgttgagtttcaccaaaactaacatgtactcacaattatttgtgtaccttgcccctttaggaccaataagtaacacctcgctgagcgaaaactattactagattgatgtaaaggatatccaagcaagtgtatattttggcatggcaccttttaactcaatttttaagtttggaacttaaggctcttactatgttggttagattttaagtgaactaaaatccttaatcatgcaacataatcaagccacaatctcatgcataattaagacatatttaaagcaataaataacttaaagcatgcataagataaatgtgatctagtatggcccgacttcatcttgaagctttgacttcaaagtccgtcttgaaaatctccgtgggaggcaccattttcttcaaataggataagctataactaattacaactatttgatggtacgcagaccatatttgaattgaaaaataactttggtactttagaccaattacattcaaattaatggtgcgcagaccatattttctatcctatttgggccatactagtcacttcataacctgcaaaacagtacattatacaatatataccattcacccattcattatcatgaatggcccacatagctgtttagtaaaacacattatgcatcacgtaaacatttgcagcaattaatcaagggcaccaataatctaccaattattcagtccttattaattctaatcaagttgttttaaccttaaggatttgtagacctaatcaagagtttatgactaaaagggctcccacttaaaccaataaattcatatgctttactaattttaaacataaaaatgtatttctagtctaaccggaaacatacaaatttaattaaaatttaaagctcatataaatttataattgaatccaaaaagtttaatttaatttcagtcgtatttaaattaattcatgattttaattttagtaaaataattagaataaataaaatttattataattacaatattcaaaattaaaatccaagaaaataatttaaattattaatttttaaaattaattaaaattacgtaaactgaaaatttcaaattaaacattcaaaacgatctaatcgcaacgcaaacaccctacgcatcgcacgcccatgggccacacgcacacagccatcgctggccatgtgcgcgcagcccatgcgctcgtcgcatagctgctgcatcttcccatcgcaagccatcgcacaagtggtgctcgctgcgcgcgcgccagcgctcgacgcacgcgagccatcgctcgctgtgcgcgctcgccagcgcttgctgcgcgcgctccagcgcttgatgcacgcgagccatcgctctctgtgcgcgagcaattgcgcacgatcaacgctgggcgcagcgctcgtggcacgcgagcttgcgctcgctgcgcgggaggctgcgcgcgcttgcgcgaggcagtgcgcgttgtggcgcagctcgcttgctgcccacacgcgactgccatgccttgccttcgcccatgcttattcatccatagctcgtggcccacgacacaaggcagggctgctgccttgtgctcgtgcaccatgcccctgctcattgcattcgtgccgcacgggcgacgagctcccttgctcgtcgtcgcatgcccgcactatacaacaccccttaagggtaacacgaagcgtccattgctttgtgcgtgcaagttatatgaacgaatcgcataaaaatttaaaatttatatttaaaattaatgacaaattaataaataatattaatttcataattttagggcgaaaaatcgaaaatttattattcaattgatttccgattatcatggattcaagcctaggtcataaaaatttaaaatttaacataaatttacaatttttatggtggtttttaatcataggtttctaattaaattataattaattatgaaaatcaaattaattctaaattattctaattttcaacaaattaatcataattacaaattagattgcataattaacaaggctaggcattcaaacttgttaaacatatacagtaggtcaatcaaaaattcaagatttatcaacaagaatcgcaaatatttaatttaacatcttaaatttacgaaattttgcattcgaaaaactaaaaccttcgaaaagtcatagttaggcttcgaatttgagaattctgggttcggcagaaaaataatattatttttgtcaaaattttagaatgccttttacatgcggaattgacacaaaaatcactcgatttggatgagtaacgaagaaactgccgaaaaattgcgtacgtataattaaataaacgcaatttgcaattaattaacaattacgaaaattaatcaccccttttaattcttgcaaatttgtaatatttaaccatgttcatgcaatttagattatgaaaataataagaggctctgataccactgttaggttatgatacatatgacaattcataaatcatgcggaaaaaccataaagccaggaaaacatattatttacacataatcatatagcatagtttagatgcatactctttgttgcgtgccttccctagctgcgcccgaaccgaacaagaacaagtctttaggactccaagtgtcgtccctccgtagatagtccacagcacgtccggatccgccttaagattaaccaactagaatcgcccttaaggtactaaagattttcggcacttttagtcaaggaatgtgtctgaattttctctcaaaaactcactttgaatacttgaataatctatgaaaatatgtgaccctaggcacctatttatagagttatggaaagggttttggaatcctattaggatactaatttatttaattataaccctactaggactctaatgaaataatcattatctaatagttttaggatttaatcatacttcgaatcccgattgcttcaggattcccgcacaagcattgcacgagcaccgtacacccgcgcaagccttgcggcccacgctaggcgcacagcgctcggcccactgctgtgctctcgcgcgcgcgcccaaggccttggctgggcctggccttgcgctgggc
This genomic stretch from Spinacia oleracea cultivar Varoflay chromosome 3, BTI_SOV_V1, whole genome shotgun sequence harbors:
- the LOC130470569 gene encoding ubiquitin-like-specific protease 1, giving the protein MDRSWMYGSKRFSTRFLQGIQEFSKEPTSCRLYLLINSEKVFVAFGTIHPELTLDHHNNLVADNVKVSVDEFEPAYKEASVPVPSQFIKKLGQALGTFTQWPTNLVSLVTSPEVNEPARKEPNEKRATSKEPKGKEVMVESQRETKGSNTKANKQFLPKFSSQKLGVQCNCMKTMVSKLKEGEDVKLQASKRGFNFDNDRELIIAVEDINQLLSGAWLNISILQVLILALYESWDEFDHSTNALGFMCPEMISETMLYSDINRVLLYMSQSMATLSSKSFILCPYFEKRHWILLVICLAKSQVYIFDSMQKKRNLMIKNQLNLAFRTYKAQNGKSKGTKLNWIAAQCPQQPGSLECGYYVMRFMYDIFTKHRDSQDLTTDYSRTKPFSFEEINEVKEFWADYFLTNSDVNLAS